The region CCTTGCACTATTCATCTTGCAAAGTGGCAGCGACTATGAAATTTGTCTCTTTTAATATCAACGGCCTGCGCGCCCGTCCTCATCAACTGGCAGCCATTGTCGAAAAACATCAACCGGATGTCATTGGCCTGCAGGAGACAAAAGTTCACGACGATATGTTCCCTCTCGAAGAGGTAGCAAAACTGGGTTACAACGTCTTCTATCATGGTCAGAAAGGGCACTACGGTGTTGCGCTGCTGACGAAAGAACCGCCGATTTCTGTACGCCGTGGCTTCCCGAACGATGATGAAGAAGCCCAGCGCCGTATCATCATGGCGGAAATCCCTTCGCCGATGGGTAATATCACCGTCATCAACGGTTATTTCCCTCAGGGCGAAAGTCGCGACCATGAAACCAAATTTCCGGCTAAAGCCGCGTTTTATCAAAACCTGCAAAACTATCTGGAGACAGAGCTTAAGCGTGACAATCCGGTGCTGATCATGGGGGATATGAATATCAGCCCAACCGATCTGGACATTGGTATTGGCGAAGAGAACCGTAAGCGCTGGTTGCGCACCGGTAAATGCTCCTTCCTGCCGGAAGAGCGTGAGTGGATGGCGCGCCTGTTAGGCTGGGGCCTGGTGGATACTTTCCGTCATGCGAATCCTGAAACAAACGACCAGTATTCATGGTTTGATTACCGTTCGAAAGGCTTCGACGATAACCGCGGCCTGCGTATCGATCTGCTGTTGGCAAGCAATCCGCTGGCAGAACGCTGCGAAGAAACCGGGATCGACTATGAGATCCGCAGTATGGAAAAACCGTCAGACCACGCGCCAGTGTGGGCTAAATTCCGCGTCTGATCGCCAACGCTAACCCCTCTCCTGGCCCGGCCTGGAGAGTCGGTATATTGTGTGCAAAATCAATAAAGCGACGGTAATTCATTGTTACGCACGGGAATTTAATATATCTTCCTGCGCACTTTTCGCTTGCGAAAACGCTTCAGTGCACACGCTTTTACAGGAGAACCCCCATGAAAAAGAAGTTCGCATAACGCAGAATACAGGCTGCTGATTGCTGCGGCATTTCTCTGCGCCCTGACGGGAGTTTTCCATTATTTAGGTCTGGCTGACCTGATAACGAATTTTCATCACTTACAAGACGTTAT is a window of Citrobacter sp. Marseille-Q6884 DNA encoding:
- the xthA gene encoding exodeoxyribonuclease III codes for the protein MKFVSFNINGLRARPHQLAAIVEKHQPDVIGLQETKVHDDMFPLEEVAKLGYNVFYHGQKGHYGVALLTKEPPISVRRGFPNDDEEAQRRIIMAEIPSPMGNITVINGYFPQGESRDHETKFPAKAAFYQNLQNYLETELKRDNPVLIMGDMNISPTDLDIGIGEENRKRWLRTGKCSFLPEEREWMARLLGWGLVDTFRHANPETNDQYSWFDYRSKGFDDNRGLRIDLLLASNPLAERCEETGIDYEIRSMEKPSDHAPVWAKFRV